From Xenopus laevis strain J_2021 chromosome 7L, Xenopus_laevis_v10.1, whole genome shotgun sequence, one genomic window encodes:
- the aurkaip1.L gene encoding uncharacterized protein LOC779196, with protein MWLTRLTSRFASATRLAGCLVPRSCSAFVNRKILCAGYSSQLTQRQQVPPHNWLSFEPELDDILVPRMMSVSPLESLLTSRYSLPKPEAVHSQIEPQEQDNSYTCPTHQDDKDIDENTDQQNIVQCKNVLKIRRRKMNKHKYKKLQKRMKFLKRKIQDGRRRRRQARFEKDLKRIWKKAGLEKAPDGWQVPKIYVKH; from the exons ATGTGGCTTACACGGCTAACCTCACGCTTTGCTTCAGCTACAAGACTTGCAG GATGCCTCGTACCACGGAGTTGCTCAGCGTTTGTGAACCGCAAAATTCTTTGTGCGGGTTACAGCTCTCAACTGACTCAGAGACAGCAGGTTCCCCCACATAACTGGTTGAGCTTTGAACCAGAGCTCGATGACATTCTGGTACCACGCATGATGTCCGTAAGCCCTTTGGAAAGTTTACTTACTAGCCGCTACTCTCTGCCCAAGCCTGAGGCTGTACATTCTCAAATAGAGCCACAGGAGCAAGATAATTCCTATACATGCCCCACACATCAGGATGATAAAGATATTGATGAGAACACAGACCAGCAGAATATAGTGCAATGTAAGAATGTCCTGAAGATTCGAAGGAGAAAGATGaacaaacacaaatacaaaaagcTGCAGAAGCGCATGAAATTTTTAAAACGTAAGATACAAGATGGACGGAGGCGCAGGCGACAG GCACGATTTGAGAAAGACTTAAAACGCATCTGGAAGAAGGCTGGGCTAGAGAAAGCACCGGATGGTTGGCAGGTTCCAAAGATCTATGTAAAACATTGA